In Anaerobacillus isosaccharinicus, one genomic interval encodes:
- a CDS encoding twin-arginine translocase TatA/TatE family subunit yields the protein MFQNIGIPGLILILVIALIIFGPKKLPEMGRAVGQTLKEFKKSTRELTNDLDDDDKKSVKSEKVTAETTEEKDQTK from the coding sequence ATGTTTCAAAACATCGGAATTCCAGGTTTAATCTTAATACTAGTGATTGCTTTAATTATTTTTGGACCAAAGAAGCTTCCTGAAATGGGAAGAGCTGTGGGGCAAACATTAAAAGAATTTAAAAAATCTACAAGAGAATTAACGAATGATCTTGATGATGACGATAAAAAATCAGTCAAGTCTGAGAAGGTAACAGCTGAAACTACGGAAGAAAAAGATCAAACTAAATAA